Genomic DNA from Pelosinus sp. UFO1:
TTCTTCTAAAATTCTACTTCCAGACGTAGTTTTTAAAACAACTCAATTTACTTATGAGGTAGACTATTCAATAGGGTTTCCTAATTTGATTATAAAAGGAGAACATTCAGGCAGGAATAAGGCCTTCTGAAAAAACGTTGCTTTTATAGACATACTCAGCTTGTTACATAAGAATTCTTAAATCTTGATAAAATTTTTCTTTTTAAGAATGTGACTAAAGAAATTAAAGGACTAATAGAGTAACTCGAATGATAGTTCTTTGGTCCATTCGATAGGTAGGCGGGCCACGACACGCTTTCCCGTAAAAACTTCTTTACTCCCTTTCCATTTCGCATTAAAATAAACGTAATTAATCTAAATTTAAATAGGATGGAGGTCACTTATGGCTGGATGTAACGAACAAAACTGCACCTGTCCAAAAACAGATTGCGAACGGCACGGTAAATGTTGTCAATGTATAAATTTTCATCGTGAAAAAGAGAATCTTGTCTATTGCTTACGGAAAATTGCCAACAAGAACTAGTATTCTTTTAAGCAGCAATGTAGAAAGACCTTACCTAAATTGGTAAGGTCTTTTCCATTATTCGAACCGCGTCATTATTTTTGTTAATAATGCTAGTCAATGCTACTCTACACTCGGATTAGTTCTTCTTTATAACGTGCTTCTTTAACCAAAAGAAAGGCGGCAATCAGTAATGCAAACATAAGAGATATGCCAATTAAAAGTACTACCCCTTCCCATCCATACCAGCTGAGAAATTGTCCTCCCATTGTTCCAATTAAACTCGCGCCTACGTAGTAAAAAAGTAGATATAAAGAAGCAGCCTGCGCTTTATCAGAATGAGCACACTTCCCTACCCAGCTACTAGCCACCGAGTGACTGCCAAAGAAACCATACGTAAAAATGGCAACGCCTATAATTTTTATATACAAATTAGCATGTAAGGTAATCAGACAACCTAGCAGCATAATACCTACAGACAAACATAAAATTTTAGAACTGCCACTATTGTCAGCAAGTTTTCCCATATAGGTGGAGCTAAAGGTACCAATTAGATATACTCCAAAAATACAACCAACAACCGTCTGACTTAAGTTATAAGGCGGAGACATTAATGAATAACCAATATAATTGTACAAGGTAACAAAGCTTCCCATAATCAAAAAGCCCGTCATATAGAGCAGAAATAACTCTGTATTTTTTAACTTTCTAGCCAAAGCAGGAACTACTTCTTTTATTGCTATGGTTTTAGGTGAAAAATTACATGAATCTGGTAAGCTAGCCCAGAACCATATGCTGACTAAAAGGCTGATCAAACCAATACCGACCAGGGCGATATGCCATGAAAAATAATCTGTCAAAGTACTGACAATAATACGTCCAGTCAAACCACCAACAGAATTGCCACTAATATAGATCCCCATAACCAAACCTGCAATACTTGGATCAAACTCCTCATTTATATAAGCCATTGCAATCGCAGGATATCCCGCCAGCATAATCCCCTGCAAAGCCCGCAAGGCTAATAACATTTCAAAGTTCTGACAGAAAGAAATAATAACAGCTAACACTGAAGAACTCAGCAAAGCTATACCCATTACTATTTTTCGCCCTCTTACATCCGATAACCATGACATAGCTAACATAAACAATGCTAACAACCCTGTAACAAAGGATATAGAGAGACTCGCATAAGAAGGTGCTACTTTAAACTCTTGTGAAAAAACAGGAATCAAGGGCTGTGTACAATAAAGCAATGCAAAGGTAACAAAACTTCCTAAAAATAATGCGGATATTCCCCGCCAATACAAAGGATCACCCTTTTGTATATTTCCCCTCATAACATCCAATCCTTCTTCTTTTCTTTAACTTTCCTCTTCATTCTAAACTTGGATTGATCATATGTCCAATGCATCATTTTTATATAATCAATGTTATATGATTATATATCATCAGTTTGACATTTCATCTTCTCCTAGTTATGATTTAACAAAAGAGTTCTGATTACATAGCAGAAAAAGGTGGTTTGTTTCATGGAATGGCATCAACTTGAATACTTTAAGCTAGTGGCGGAATTACAACACGTTACTCATGCCGCTGAACAACTATCTATTTCTCAACCAGCCCTTAGCCGTTCCATTGCTAAATTAGAGGAAGAATTGGGCTTTCCCTTATTTGAACGCCGTGGAAAAAACGTTGTACTTAATCGCTATGGAGAAATCTTTCTCCAGTATGTTGAAAAGTCAATGCAGGAAATCACCGCAGGAAAACAAGCCATTCATGATTTAATTCATCCCGACCACGGCAGCGTATCCTTATCCTTTCTTCATTCCCTAGGGCCAAATCTTGTACCAGGCTTATTAAGTAAATTTCGCCTAACATGCCCTAATATACAGTTTAAGCTTTATCAAAATACTACTACCCTCTTATTGGACCAACTGGAGAACGGTGAAATTGATTTATGCCTCTGCTCTCCCGTTGCAACAAGAGAGCACGTGGAATGGGAACCCCTCTTTGCTGAAGAATTATTTGTTGTTATCCCTCATGGTCATTACCTAGGAACGCGTGACACTATTGAACTTAAAGAAATTGCGGCTGAACCCATTATTACCTTCAAAAAAGATTATGGCCTCCGCATTTTAACAGACCAATTCTTTAAAGAGGCAAATATCGATCCATTTATCACCTTTGAAGGGGAAGAAATTATGACAGTTGCTGGTCTAGTTGAAGCCAAACTTGGTGTTGCTTTAATTCCACATGTATTTGGCTTAGATAAAGCGAAGATTTCTTTCTTACCTATCTCTAACCCCCTATGCCAGCGCACCATTGGTATCGCCTGGATAAAAGAACGCTATCTGTCCCCCGCTGCCCAAAAATTCAAGAGTTTTGTCATCCAGTCCTTCCAATAAATAATAAGACTTCTTCCCTTTATGGAAGAAGTCTTATTATTTTTGTAATACCTTAATGATCGTAGCCATCGGTATTATGAAAGGCAATATCAAAAATATATTTTCTGTATCTCTTCTATAACTTCCTCACCCCGGCTTGACACCTGAGGAATAGAATAGCCGATAAAAATAGGGGAAGTAACAAGTCGTGGCATAATCTTGGCAGAAATTTGACCCTCTAACTGGTAGAAAAATATATTATAACTGTTACATCTTTTATGAAAATGGTTTAATAAATAGTGGGCAATGATTTGTATATAGTCAGCCATTTGATTCAGCGCTTTTGCATTGTACAATCTTACGTTAAATTCACAAAACCCGACTCTCGGTTGTTTTGCTAGATTTAACTCTGCACCACTACTTTGATGAATAACAGTTCCTTCTAAACTATTCGCTGTTATTCTTGTGGTATAATCTATATTTTTCAAACCAACAATTTGCATATGAGGATGTCTTATCGTGCCACCTGAACAGGGACCATGATTTTTATAAAAAAGCACAGAAGCAAATTCTTTGCTTTGTATCATTTCTTGCCATTTTTCCACGCTAAAATGAAATAAACGGTATAAATGTTCTTTTGAATACAGTGACAATTCAGAATGACAATCCTCTGTTTCAATAATTAGAGTTTGTAACGTATCCCTTAATACTGGGTATTTATTTTTTAATAAAAGGATGGGGCCATCTTCTGCAATCACACCCTCTAACTTTTCCCTACAGCAAAATGGACACTTCACTTCCGTATTTACAATATTCTCTGGTTTAAAACTACCAATCGTAGAGTCAAAAATTAAATGATTCGTTTCCGCCATACTATATCTCCCCTATAATCTTGAAATGGTTCTTACCTATATAATAACCATTTCAAGATTATAGATAAATCTCCTTTAATAAATAAAAAACGCTTACGCGTTTTTTTCGAAATTGAGAGCATAGAATTTCAACATAGCCCCAGTCTTGGCTGATAACTAAAGAGTACTATTCTGCAAGGTACAAAGAGGATAAGAACCAAAGCTTTTAAACCACAAACTTTTGGCTTTTACTGCTTCTACGGCACTACGTACATTACTTTCCTCCATACTGCCATCTAGATCGAAGAAAAAAATATAGTTGCCGAGACCAGTACGTGCAGGTCTTGATTCTATTCTTGTAAGATTTACATCTCTCCCGGCAAATTCCTGTAGGATTTCACACAAACTACCTGGACGTGTTCCATCAATTTGGCACACTAGGGAAGTTTTATATTTATCTTGAGAAGAAGGATTAGCGGGGTGATTTCCTAATACAATAAACCGAGTACAATTCGTAGAACTATCCTGAATGTCCCTAGACATAATCTGCAAATCATAAATACCAGCAGCACCTAGACTGCCAACTGCTGCATAATTTTCTAAACCGCTAGCAACTAAAGTGGCAGCATCTGCAGTACTATTCATCGTCCGCAGCTCAGCTTCAGGAAACAATTTTCTCAAATTCCGTCGACACTGGGCCAACGCTTGGGGATGAGAAACGATTACCTTAATTGAATCCGTCTTCTCTTTAACTAGCAGATTGTGCCTTACTGGCCAAATCACTTCCTTGATAATATACAACGTAGTTTCGTGGGCTAAGATATCTAAGGTGACATTCACTGAACCTTCAAGCGAATTCTCTACCGGCACGATACATTCCGCTACTTCTTTAGATTCTACTGCCTTAATCGCCATATCAATACTAGAGTAGGTTTTAAAATCTACTTTCATATCTTGGTATAGGCAGAATGCCACTTCCTCGCTATAGGTCCCATGTGGCCCAAGGTAACCTACTATTTTTTCTAAAATGGGCCCACTGTTAGTGTAAGTCATCCTTAGTACCTCCCATTACGCATAAGTAATGTTATTTTTGTAAAAAATTATTAAACAATTTCATGCCTTCAGGTGTTAATACAGACTCAGGATGAAATTGCACTCCCTCTACTGTATATTCCCGGTGCTTAAGCCCCATGATCAAACCATCTTCTGTTTTAGACGTTACTTCCAGACAAGCAGGCACACTTTCTGAATCTACTAGTAACGAGTGATACCGTCCTGCTACAAAGGGTTGAGGTAAACCTTGATAGATTCCAGTTCCACTATGGTGCACAAAGGATACCTTACCATGTACGGGCTTTGGTGCACGCACGACCCGCCCGCCGAATACCTCGGCAATTGACTGATGCCCAAGACAAATGCCTAAAATAGGTACTTGCCCAGCAAATTTTGCAATTACCTCTTTGCTGATTCCTGCATCATCAGGAGTCCCAGGGCCTGGTGAAATAATAATAGCCGAATAATTCTTTGCGGCAATTTCCTCTACCGTGGTTTGATCATTGCGAACAACTTCTACCACATACCCTAAACTAGCAATGTATTGATACACATTATACGTAAAGGAATCATAATTATCAATAATTAAAATCATAATTCTCATCCTCCCCGATAACCTTAAATAGCACTTTCGCCTTATTTATAATTTCTTGGTATTCCATTTCAGGTACAGAATCGGCAACAATTCCAGCCCCCGTTTGAATCCCTACCTGCTCTCCATCAATCACCATGGTACGTATGGTTATGCAAGTATCCATATTTTTTCTAAAATCAAAATATCCTACAGCTCCCCCATAAGGTCCACGAGGCGCTTGCTCCAATTCATGTATAATCTCCATGGCCCGCACTTTAGGTGCACCACTTAACGTTCCCGCTGGGAAACAAGCAGACAATACATCGATAGGCGAATATTTCGGATCAAGTACACCAGATACTTCAGAAACCAAATGCATCACATGAGAGAAGTATTCTACCTCCATCATGCGACGAACCTTTACTGTACCTGGCACACTCACTCGCCCAACATCATTACGGCCTAAATCGACTAGCATACAGTGCTCCGCTCTTTCCTTTTCATCCGCTAACAATTCGGCTGCTAGAACTTCATCCTCCTCCGAATTTTTACCTCTGG
This window encodes:
- a CDS encoding LysR family transcriptional regulator: MEWHQLEYFKLVAELQHVTHAAEQLSISQPALSRSIAKLEEELGFPLFERRGKNVVLNRYGEIFLQYVEKSMQEITAGKQAIHDLIHPDHGSVSLSFLHSLGPNLVPGLLSKFRLTCPNIQFKLYQNTTTLLLDQLENGEIDLCLCSPVATREHVEWEPLFAEELFVVIPHGHYLGTRDTIELKEIAAEPIITFKKDYGLRILTDQFFKEANIDPFITFEGEEIMTVAGLVEAKLGVALIPHVFGLDKAKISFLPISNPLCQRTIGIAWIKERYLSPAAQKFKSFVIQSFQ
- a CDS encoding MFS transporter; amino-acid sequence: MRGNIQKGDPLYWRGISALFLGSFVTFALLYCTQPLIPVFSQEFKVAPSYASLSISFVTGLLALFMLAMSWLSDVRGRKIVMGIALLSSSVLAVIISFCQNFEMLLALRALQGIMLAGYPAIAMAYINEEFDPSIAGLVMGIYISGNSVGGLTGRIIVSTLTDYFSWHIALVGIGLISLLVSIWFWASLPDSCNFSPKTIAIKEVVPALARKLKNTELFLLYMTGFLIMGSFVTLYNYIGYSLMSPPYNLSQTVVGCIFGVYLIGTFSSTYMGKLADNSGSSKILCLSVGIMLLGCLITLHANLYIKIIGVAIFTYGFFGSHSVASSWVGKCAHSDKAQAASLYLLFYYVGASLIGTMGGQFLSWYGWEGVVLLIGISLMFALLIAAFLLVKEARYKEELIRV
- a CDS encoding aminodeoxychorismate/anthranilate synthase component II → MILIIDNYDSFTYNVYQYIASLGYVVEVVRNDQTTVEEIAAKNYSAIIISPGPGTPDDAGISKEVIAKFAGQVPILGICLGHQSIAEVFGGRVVRAPKPVHGKVSFVHHSGTGIYQGLPQPFVAGRYHSLLVDSESVPACLEVTSKTEDGLIMGLKHREYTVEGVQFHPESVLTPEGMKLFNNFLQK
- the pheA gene encoding prephenate dehydratase: MTYTNSGPILEKIVGYLGPHGTYSEEVAFCLYQDMKVDFKTYSSIDMAIKAVESKEVAECIVPVENSLEGSVNVTLDILAHETTLYIIKEVIWPVRHNLLVKEKTDSIKVIVSHPQALAQCRRNLRKLFPEAELRTMNSTADAATLVASGLENYAAVGSLGAAGIYDLQIMSRDIQDSSTNCTRFIVLGNHPANPSSQDKYKTSLVCQIDGTRPGSLCEILQEFAGRDVNLTRIESRPARTGLGNYIFFFDLDGSMEESNVRSAVEAVKAKSLWFKSFGSYPLCTLQNSTL
- a CDS encoding DUF4931 domain-containing protein, translating into MAETNHLIFDSTIGSFKPENIVNTEVKCPFCCREKLEGVIAEDGPILLLKNKYPVLRDTLQTLIIETEDCHSELSLYSKEHLYRLFHFSVEKWQEMIQSKEFASVLFYKNHGPCSGGTIRHPHMQIVGLKNIDYTTRITANSLEGTVIHQSSGAELNLAKQPRVGFCEFNVRLYNAKALNQMADYIQIIAHYLLNHFHKRCNSYNIFFYQLEGQISAKIMPRLVTSPIFIGYSIPQVSSRGEEVIEEIQKIYF